The window AGCGCAAGCCTTCAGGGGATTTCCAACTTGACGATCCTTGGTCATCTAGAGATCATGAGATGTTTCATTTTGACCCTGTCACTGAATTCCCAGATGCACCTCTCAAACCTTCTGGGATCATTCATCGTAACGACTCTTGGCCATCTAAAGATCCTGAGAGGTTTGACAAGAACTCAGGACCTGGTTCTTCATCAAAGGACACGTTCCGGGAGAATGATTTTGGAGTCGAGGAAAACCTTCCTGGATTTGAAAGTTGGAGTTTACCCGTTACCGATGACTTCATGAGTCAGAACAGAGGACGCAAGCTTCCTGTGATGGGAGAAGCTAACTTGCACGACACTAGAAACTCGGAGAACTTCATGGGAGACTACAAAGGTGAAGTTATCAACATAGAGAATAATAAGTTTCTCGAGGTAGACTTCCCTCCTTCTCCTGCTTATAACAGGTACTCTCCAGCAGTCTCTGATGTTGCTGAAGATCCGAGAAAATCGAAGTCTGCAAGAAAGTTATCTTTCTCTGGATCTATCCAGCCCATCTTCCCAACATCAGCTGAGTTTAACTTCAATTCTGAAAGGCTACCCACCGAATCCACTACTCCTTCGCGTGGCTATGTTGATAACTTCCCGGCAAAACGGCAACGGACTCTTCTGGAAGAAGTCTTAACACGGAGATCTGCAGTTTCCACAACAGATCATCCATTTCAAGAAGAGATATCACATTTTGGTGTGTCTCCACTATCAAACGCAATCCGTTCTCCAGATCCAGTACAAGGTTCTCCCTGGACTGTTGATTTCCTCAACAGAGTCAGAGAAAGGAGTACAGAAAGGAAGCAGAAACAATCTCTTCAACAATCTCTTCCTTCTTATATCACTCCCTCTAGTTTGGAAACTCGAGGGGACCCAAAGAAACCTAATATCAAGAGGAAGAGTCCTTCCATGCTAGAGTTTTTCAAGCATAAAGGAGGCAATGCTCGTAGCAGAGTTCCAGAAGAGAGAAAGCCGAAGCGGTTCAAGAATTCTTCAGCCTCGCCACAAAACGAGAGATTTGACTCGATTCTTAGGTCGACTACGCCAATTGATAAGCGAGCAAAACAGGTACCTTAGTTCTGTATGATTCTATAAGTTGGATTTGTTCAGATTCACACTCATTAACaccattgttttttcttttcttcattcCAGACTCTATCTTTCGCTGTGAATGGATCTGGAAGGCAAACAAAACTGGTCTGGAAGTAGAGAAGCTAACACAACCGTACAGTCAGATATTCAGTGTGGAGCTATCTTTATGTAAGTGTGCTTTTACCGCTTTCTTGAAGATGATAATTAATGGACCATATTCTTATAGTATTTCTCTTCTCTGATGTTAGTACTCGCATGCGAGCTTTACAAATACTAAAACTTCTGAACGTTCTTGAGGTTTCTGACAGCCACTACAAGCTGTTATAGTGTTTTTCCATCATGTTTTCCTCAGATTCTCCTCTGCTTTATGGCTCTTTGCTCTTGTTCGTTTATTTTTTCCCCTGCATCATTGTGTTGAGATCTTCATCGAAACCTCGTGCTTCAAGCTCTTCCTTTAGCTCCCTTCACCCGACTCTCGAGTTCATTGACCGTTATCAAACATTCAGAGTACTCATGCTTTGGACCATACTTTCTGCTTTAAGGACTCGTTTTCCAAGTAAGatcattcaaaaaaaagatCTTATGTAAGATCCTAACTCCCAGTCTAAAATTTCATCTGTTGCTTTAGCGTATCTATCTCTTCATTGTGTCCAGAATCCATTTACTTATCCTCTTGAAGCTTCTTACCTTCCTCAAACAAGCTATTCAGAGAAGATGTCTCATTCTTTTTCTCCTCGTACAACTCATTAAGATCTCTTGCAGCAAGAATCAAATTCGACTCTTGTGTCCTCTGCAACTGCAACTTAATGTTAGTATGTTACTAGTCAAATCCTTCTCACAGCTCATCTCATCTCGGTCATATTGCTCAGAATCCTCGCTGATGCATCTCAATATGCTTTCAGCGTCAGCATCAGCTTCTCTACTTTTCTCCAACCTCATTCTTCTAGAGCTCCATCTCTTTCACCCGTGACACAACTAACTTCCTTGGATAAGTCTTGTATCCATTTGCTTTCCTTTATCTCCTGTTTCCTTAAAGACTTCTTTTCTAACTCTGATTGCCTCTTTAAGGCTTTCATTTCCATCTTTAGCTTCTCAGTAAAGTCACTTGAACCAGTACCAACGGAAAAATCCCTGTTCTCGGGGCTGTTTCTGGACTCGACGTAGCTTTCATCTTGCTGCAGGAACTTAGTTATGTCTTGTGCATTCCCACCTGAACCATCCTTCCAACCTGCAGGAGTCAAAAGAACCTTCAAACCAACATTCTTAGACACGTTAACATCTAAGCTCATTTCCTGCAAAACGATTCAAAGATCCGTAACCTATCACAACTTTCTCATTTGACTTCAACACTTTAATCAGCTTCACTAGGACATTGGATTCTCCCATGAACATCATGCAAATTCGTAATCACAAGTATAATAAACTCAACTACCTTGTAATCTTGCAATGTAATGACAACTCTTTCTCATTGAGTAGttcataaatgttttattaatcagCAAACTTGATTCTTGAGATAATGAAACATAGATTAATATTGAaatgctgtaaaaaaaaaagatatgtatTGAAATTTCAACATCATTGGAGATTATACTTTTACAATTAAACCGGTCTCTATATCAGAGTAAATCCCCGAAACGGAAGTCAGATCATTCTTATCCACGACAATCGTCTCTTGCTTGATTACATGGGCATTTTTGTCACTAGTCTCTGCGGGTTCAGTCACAGATGTGATTTCTGCTTTTGAACCGGTCACTTTGACACTTCCAACCTTGGTATACTTGCTCATGAACTTCTCCTCCCAGTCCTGAAGAGCATCTAGCTCAAAAGGACTAAGACCAGAGATATCCCAAGTCAAATCTTTCTCCTCAAAAGACATCTTTGCAAGAGCTCTGCTTACCTCTCTCCCTCCAAACAAAGCATATGGTCCTCCTGGTCCATAGGCCATCCTACAAACCAATAGAAATGGATACCTTTTCATTACAAGCACAAAACATTCTAAGAGAATCATAAGAAGATGATCAGTTGGTTCAGCTCCAGTCCACATTTGTTAAAATTCAACCAAATGCTCGGACATGAGTTGAGAGTTTTGGCTAATTGAATCGTTAGGCTGTTTATGGGAAGACAACAAAGAAGAAACCTTCTCCTGTATAAATTTTAGAAAGACTTTAAGATGTTTCACCTGCTTGTAGTTACATCATAGATCTGATGTTTGATGGCCATAAGAAGGGGCTTCTTAGGATCAGAGCCATCGTACTGCCTAAGCTCATTCTCCGTGATCTCACCGACCTGAACAGGCTGAGGAATTCGTGGCACTTCATCTGTAGTTGACGATCTAGCCCTCAGATCAGCAAGCAGCGAAGTAAACCAGCCTAAGGCCATTTGGTACATAGCAATTACGAAGAGGAGaacgaggaagagagagaggacaGTTAAGATGACTAGCGGAGagtaaagaaagaaagcaagTATCGCTTCTTTCAGAATTTGCCATAATTGTAGCGCCATAGTTTGAAAAGTTTTTCTCACTTTTGTCTCTGAAAACCAGATTATTCTGCAGATATATATTAGCGATCAGGTCTTTTTCATTTACCCAATATTTTAAACCTGACCGAGATACTAAACCCGAATACATCCTAGACTACATGATCATTTTGTGactcaaaaaaaatatctaaaaaaaatatttatatttattagtacACTAGATATTTTGTCCGCATATCCGGACATAATTGTCTTAcaaatacttattagtttatgtttattaatttaaaaatcagcattataagttattatttatattttcaaaaagtttaaataagacatcaaattatttatatacaaaaaaattcattaaaatatacatattattacACATGTTAAAAtatcttagaaaatatatttatacaaatgtttCTGTTCgattaatatttaactataaattgttttatattttaaaaaaaaattataaaaaatattatttcaagataagtacaaattatattattttttaaatctaatattgttaatataattttttacatatattaattatatataaaaattcatcGATGACATCATGGAGTTTAACTGCTCTAAATTTTAAGGTGAGAGTTCCAATGcaaaaaatcacttctcaaataatagtatatatatttaaaaactactaattttaattttaattttcatttggcatgcataatttcaaaataatatattatttgacaaattattattttcaaattaattttaaatatttaataaacaatTACTAAACGTATAGTTGATTATCAATAACGGAAACAAACTAATATTGAATCACAAGAATTCTTATTTTCTctatcatcattttctttataaaattttaaactatcaaaaatcaaatgatttaaatatatcaCAAAGCCAAtcaatttgttaaaaataacatcagtttttttgtctttgttagGTCAATCATTATCCGATCACATGTTAATAGTAGATTATTGgggttttagttaattttaaattaactttattttcattaaattcagACTGAATTTCATATGTGTTACCGTATTTACCGGTTTGACCGCAAACCTAGTTGAGTATGAAAACAATGCATTTTTCCTTGTTCTTTaccaaaataaaactatttgtaGGTTGATTAATGTCAGCATCAGTTTTACATACCTAACCGGTTTGAACTAAATGGTTGGGACCCTATCAAATTGGTAGGGACTGGGATTTGGCATGCTCTACCGCTTAGTTTGCGAAACTTCTACCAAACTGCGACATTGTATATTGTTGGTTCATGCAGTCCTGCCACAAACTGCATCATACAACAAATTGGGTGCAAATTTTGTTGCGTCAAATCATTTTAAGACAATGAAAAAGAAGTCTGGCATTAAAAAAGGTCAAATAGGAAAAGAAAGGTATGCCAATTTACTCTTGTATAAATACAATGGAAAAATCattcaataaatataattcaCAGAAAATATAACACGCAATAGAAAAGGAAAGACTTAGGGTTTTCTTAACAAGTTGGTTTTCTATATTTGAAGAGTAATTATCGACGACTTAGTTCACACGACTCGGAACGCATTCATCATAgattttaagattttagaaCGAATATTTTATCAACACTAAATTGTAAACATTATAAAACTCATATTTGAACAGCTTCATATTCATATTGctcaaaaaaaagaacttttttttttgataatccgaAAATATTCGGCGGACCATGACCAATCAATTAATTCCTTGGAGCTTGACCATCAGCGCCAGTTAGACCCCGAAGCAACTTCATATTTCATcactgataattttttttctcaaatctcATATTGAATACACCTTCCTCCAT of the Raphanus sativus cultivar WK10039 unplaced genomic scaffold, ASM80110v3 Scaffold0025, whole genome shotgun sequence genome contains:
- the LOC108845461 gene encoding membrane steroid-binding protein 1-like; amino-acid sequence: MALQLWQILKEAILAFFLYSPLVILTVLSLFLVLLFVIAMYQMALGWFTSLLADLRARSSTTDEVPRIPQPVQVGEITENELRQYDGSDPKKPLLMAIKHQIYDVTTSRMAYGPGGPYALFGGREVSRALAKMSFEEKDLTWDISGLSPFELDALQDWEEKFMSKYTKVGSVKVTGSKAEITSVTEPAETSDKNAHVIKQETIVVDKNDLTSVSGIYSDIETGLIVKV